In a single window of the Candidatus Cloacimonadota bacterium genome:
- a CDS encoding 2-C-methyl-D-erythritol 2,4-cyclodiphosphate synthase, with amino-acid sequence MKIGFGYDVHQLVKGRELILGGVHIPNEKGLLGHSDADALIHAIIDSLLGAANLGDIGMHFPDTDQAYKKISSIILLKKTKHLLQESGYKIVNIDSTIVLEKPKLAPYLPEMKEIIAAKLDIESAQISIKATREEGMGFVGNSDGIKVFAVCLIEESNT; translated from the coding sequence ATGAAGATCGGATTCGGATATGATGTTCATCAATTAGTCAAAGGTAGAGAACTTATCCTTGGAGGAGTACATATTCCCAATGAGAAAGGTCTGTTAGGTCATTCCGACGCAGATGCACTTATTCATGCGATCATAGACAGTCTTCTTGGTGCGGCAAATCTTGGGGATATTGGAATGCATTTTCCAGATACTGATCAGGCTTACAAAAAAATTTCAAGTATTATCCTGCTTAAAAAAACCAAGCATCTTCTTCAGGAATCAGGTTATAAAATTGTGAATATAGACTCAACCATTGTTCTTGAAAAACCAAAACTAGCACCTTATCTTCCTGAAATGAAGGAGATTATCGCTGCCAAACTTGACATAGAAAGCGCACAAATCTCGATAAAAGCTACTCGTGAAGAAGGAATGGGATTCGTGGGAAACAGCGATGGCATAAAGGTTTTCGCTGTATGTTTGATAGAAGAATCAAATACATGA
- the ispD gene encoding 2-C-methyl-D-erythritol 4-phosphate cytidylyltransferase: MSNCAILTAAGSGRRMNSPKKKQFIEIGDKPIILHTLETFVKAQVFEQIIITCPVSDIDFLQELLFTFYDYDDKVISIIAGGKRRQDSVYNALQILDDNTEIVSIHDSVRPFVKISEILESIDLAKQHGAVTLAHPVKNTIKEVKDSKVIRTLDRDLLWEIYTPQTFTFAEIKKAHRLAKEEDISVRDDAELIEKMGQPVYILKGTSLNIKITDPFDLILAELLIKEV; encoded by the coding sequence ATGAGTAATTGTGCTATCCTTACTGCTGCTGGGAGCGGTCGAAGAATGAACTCCCCTAAGAAGAAGCAGTTTATTGAAATTGGGGACAAACCAATCATTCTGCATACGCTTGAGACGTTTGTGAAAGCGCAGGTTTTTGAACAAATTATCATTACCTGCCCAGTTTCAGATATTGATTTTTTACAAGAGTTGCTTTTTACATTCTATGATTATGATGATAAGGTAATTTCAATCATAGCTGGTGGAAAAAGACGGCAGGATTCAGTATATAATGCTCTCCAAATTCTTGATGATAACACAGAGATCGTATCAATCCATGACAGTGTCCGCCCTTTTGTGAAAATTTCAGAAATCCTCGAAAGCATCGACCTGGCAAAGCAACATGGTGCTGTTACCCTAGCCCATCCTGTAAAAAATACGATCAAAGAAGTCAAAGACAGCAAAGTGATTAGGACGTTAGACAGGGATTTGCTCTGGGAAATTTACACACCCCAGACATTTACATTTGCTGAAATAAAGAAAGCGCACAGATTAGCGAAAGAAGAAGATATCTCAGTACGGGACGATGCTGAATTGATAGAGAAAATGGGGCAGCCTGTCTATATTCTCAAGGGAACTTCCTTAAATATTAAAATCACTGATCCCTTCGATCTGATCTTGGCTGAATTACTCATTAAGGAGGTGTGA